A window of Pseudomonas putida genomic DNA:
CTCAGTGGAAGAGTGACGAAAAAAAGTCGAACTTTCGGGAACACCGGCAGGTCAGGAACTAAGTAGGCCAAACGCAAGGGACATTCCCTGGCTCGGCCCACCCATCCCAACCAGTCCAATCGCCTTCGGCCGGAGTGCTGATCGCGTTGTGCCTGCGCGCACGACCCTGGGGCATGGAACGCACTACGCAGAATTCAGAAACAGAGAGAACCAGCACGAAACATCGCCACGGGTGCCAGCACCCGACCAAGCATAGGGACGGAGAGAAGTATGATCAGTGCCGCTGTCGAGCCACACGTAGATTCATTCAACCCGGACAACCGCGAACCGCTCACCCCGGACTTCGCCACGACAGGCAAGGCACCCGGCGCCCAGCGCCAGCACAACCGCAACAAGCGCAAGATACTGTTCGTGACCTCGGAAATCGCCGACCTGGTGAAAACCGGTGGCCTGGGTGACGTGTCCGCCGCCCTGCCCCGCGCCCTGGCGCACCTGCACGATGTGCGGGTGCTGATCCCCGGTTACCGGCAGGTGATGGAAAGCGACAACCCCATCCACATCGTCGGTGAACTGGGTGGCCACGCTGCCCTGCCACCGTGCAAGATCGGGCGCATGGACATGGCCGACGGCCTGGTCATTTATGTGCTGATCTGCCCCGAGCTGTACCAGCGCGACGGCACCCCCTATGGCGCCAACAACGGCCGCGACTGGCCCGACAACCACATCCGCTTCGCCCGCCTGGGCCTGGCTGCCGCCGAAATTGCCGCCGGCGAAGGCAGGATCCACTGGAAGCCCGAAGTGGTGCACGCCCACGACTGGCCTGCCGGCCTGGCACCGGCCTACATGCACTGGCGCGGGCTGAGCACGCCAACCCTCGTTCACCATCCACAACCTGGCCTACCAGGGTGTATACAGCCGCGGCTGCAGCCCGGAACTGGCAATCCCCGAGCATGCCATGCAGCAGGAAGGCATGGAGTTCTACGGCAAGCTGTCGTTCCTCAAGGCCGGGCTGGCCTATGCCAGCCACATCACCACGGTCAGCGCCACCTATGCCCGGGAAATCACCACCCCGGAGTTCGGCTGCGGCCTGGACGGTTTCCTCGCCAGCAAGGCCCAGCAAGGCCTGCTCGGCGGCATTCCCAATGGCATCGACGAAAGCTGGGACTCGGCCACCGACAAGCACCTGCAGCACAACTTCAGCATCAATGACTGGGAAGGCAAGGCGCGCAATGCCCAGGAAGTGCGCGCGTTGTTCAAACTGCAGCCCTCCGAAGGCCCGCTGTTCGCCGTGGTTTCGCGCCTGGTCTACCAGAAAGGCCTGGACCTTACCCTTGGCGTGGCCGACTACATCGTCGAGCAAGGCGGGCAGATTGCGATCATCGGCCGTGGCGAGCCGGAAGAAGAACAGGCCATGCGCGAGTTGGCGCTACGCCACCCGGGCCGCATCGGCGTGCGCATCGGCTTCAACGAAACCGATGCCCGGCGCATGTTCGCCGGCAGCGACTTCCTGCTGATGCCGTCACGCTACGAGCCATGCGGCCTCAGCCAGATGTACGCGCAGCGCTTCGGCTCGCTGCCGGTGGCGCGCAAAACGGGCGGCCTGGCCGACACCATCGAGTGCGGTGTAACCGGCTTCCTGTTCAACGAGTCCACCGTCGAGAGCTATCGCCAGGCCCTCAGCCGCGCCTTCTATGTATACGGCAAGAAAGACCTGCTGAACGCCATGCGCTGCCTGTCGATGACCCAACCGTTCAACTGGTGCCAGGCCGTGGAACCCTACGCCCGCCTGTACGAAGACCTGGTCAAGCAGGCGCAGCACAGCCACTACTGAACGGGGAGCAGAAGATGCACAGGCATGGCGCACACCTGCTGGACGCCACGTCGGCGCGCTTCGCCCTCTGGGCGCCGGATGCGCGCAGCGTGAGCGTGGAACTGGAGCAACAGCCGGCCATCGAGCTGTTGCCCGATGATGAAGGCTGGTACACCGGCGTGGCCCCGTGCCAGGCCGGTGACCGTTACCACTACCGTATCGACGGTGAACTGCAGGTAGCCGACCCGGCCTCACGCTACCAGCCCGATGGCGTGCAGGGGCCGAGCCAGGTGGTGGATGTGGCCAGCTATGCCTGGCAGCACCCCTGGCAAGGCCGGCCTTGGCACGAAGCGGTCATCCAGGAGCTGCATGTGGGCCTGCTCGACGGCTACGCCGGGGTCGCCCGGCAACTGCCGCGCCTGGCCGAGCTGGGCGTCAGCGCCATCGAACTGATGCCGCTGGGGCAGTTCCCCGGCGAGCGCAACTGGGGTTACGACGGCGTGCTGCCCTATGCGCCGCAAAATACCTACGGCAGCCCCGAGCAACTGTGTGCGCTGGTCGACCAGGCACATGGCCAGGGGCTGATGGTGCTGGTCGACGTGGTGTACAACCACTTCGGCCCCGACGGCAACTACCTGCACCAGTACGCCAGCCCGTTCTTCCGTGAGGACCGGCAGACCCCATGGGGCGCAGCCATCGACTTCCGCCGCCCGCAGGTGCGCGAGTATTTCATCCAGAACGCCCTGATGTGGCTGTGCGACTACCGCTTCGATGGCCTGCGCCTGGATGCCGTGCACGCCATCGACCAGCCCGACTTCCTGGTCGAGCTGGCGCAAAGGGTACGCGCTGCCGTGGAGCCGGGCCGCCACGTATGGCTGGTCCTGGAGAACGAGCACAACCAGGCCTTCTTGCTGGAACAAGGCTTCGATGCCCAATGGAACGACGACGGCCACAATGCCCTGCATGTGCTGCTGACCGGCGAAACCGAAGGCTACTACGCCGACTACCAGCAGCGCCCCATCGACCAGTTGGCCCGCTGCCTGGCCGAAGGTTTCGTGTTCCAGGGCCAGGTCAACCGCCATGGCACGCCCCGCGGCGAGCCCAGCGGGCACTTGCCGCCCAGCGCCTTCGTGCTGTTCCTGCAGAACCATGACCAGGTCGGCAACCGCGCCCTGGGCGAGCGCCTGACCCGCCTGTGCCCGCCGCAGGCGCTGCGGGCGGCCACCGGGCTGTTGCTGCTGGCGCCGATGATTCCGCTGCTGTTCATGGGCGACGACGATGGCAGCTGCCAGCCATTCCTGTTCTTCACCGACTTCCATGACCAACTGGCCGACGCCGTGCGCGAAGGCCGGCGCGGCGAGTTCGCCCATTTCGCCGCCTTCGCCGACCCAGAGCAGCGCCAACGCATCCCCGACCCCAACGCAGTACAGACATTCGAGGCCTCCCGCCCGCAAGCCAGGGAAGTGATCGCTGGCTGGCACGGCTTGTACCAGCACCTGCTCGAACTGCGCCGCCGCCATGTCATCCCGCACCTGCCCGGCAGCCGCGCGCTGGGCGCCGAAGTACACGGCGACAAGGCCCTGACCGCACGCTGGCGCCTGGGCAACGGCACCACCCTGCGCATTGACTTGAACCTGGCCGCCACCCCGCAGGAGGTCGCGTTGCCGGCGCCAGCCAACCGCCTGTTCGACAGCAGCGACACCCGACACCCCGATACCCATCTGGCCGCATACAGCTGCGTGGTCAGCCTGCTTTCCCCTGCCCAGGAGCGCCCATGAGCGAAACCGCCCTGCACCGTCTGGCGACCCGCGTCGGGCTGAGCCGCGACTGGATCGACGCCAACGCCCGGCCCCAGCGAGTCAGCGACGAGGTACTGCGCAACATCCTCGAAGGCCTTGGCCACCCTGCCACCGATGACGCCGCCATTGCCGCCAGCCTGCGCGCCGTGGACGCGGCCGAAGACAGTGAGCACCTGCCGCCGCTGCTGACCGCCGACCTCGGCCAGCCACTGGCACTGGCGCGCTATTTCAGCGCCGCCAGCGTCGCGCACTGCACCCTGGAGGACCACAGCGCCCTCACCCTCAGCCTCGACGACCAGGCCCGCCTGCCCGGTGCGCTGCCCATCGGCTACCACCAGGTGGAAATCGACAGCCGCCGCTTCACCGTGGCCGTGGCCCCGCCACGCTGCCACAGCCTTGAGGACCGGGTGCAGCAGCCGCCACCGCGCTGCTGGGGCCTGGCGGTACAGCTGTACAGCCTGCGCCGCCCCGGTGATGGCGGCTATGGCGACTGCCTGGCCCTGGAGCAACTGGCACGCGCGGCCGCCGAGCGCGGTGCCGATGCCTTGGCCATCAGCCCGATCCACGCGCTGTCGGCCATCGACCAGACGCACTACAGCCCCTACTCGCCCTCCAGCCGCCTGCTGCTCAATACCCTGTACGCCAGCCCGGCCGCGCTGCTGGGCGAGCGGGAGGTGCGCGTGGCCATCGAAGCCTGCGGCCTGGAGCAACAGCTGGAAGACCTGGAACAAGCTCCGCTGGTCGACTGGCCGCGTGCCGCCAGCGCCCGCCTGCGTCTGCTCGAAGCCCTGTACCAGGGTTTCAGCCAGGGCGACCACCCGCTGCGCAAGGACTTCGACAGTTTCCGCGAAGCGGGCGGCCAGGCGCTGGAGCTCCACTGCCGCTTCGAAGCGCTGCAGGCCCAAGCAGTGGAGCACGGCCTGGGTGCCGACTGGCGCCACTGGCCCAAGGCCTGGCACGACCCGTACCACCCGGAAGTGGAGGCCTTCGCCAACGCCTACCCGGCCAGGATCGAGTTTCATGCCTTCTGCCAATGGCTGACCGAACGGGGCTTGCAACGCGCCCAGGAAGCGGCCCGCGGCAACGGCATGGCGGTCGGCCTGATCGCTGACCTGGCGGTGGGCGCAGATGGGGCCGGCAGCCAGGCCTGGAGCCGCCAGGACGAGCTGCTGGCAGGCCTGAATGTGGGTGCGCCACCCGACATTCTCAACCGTGCCGGTCAGGACTGGGGCATCTGCGCCTTCTCGCCAGAGGGCCTCAAGCGCAATCGGCTACCGCGCCTTCATCGAAATGCTGCGGGCCAACCTCGCCCACGCCGGCGGCCTGCGCATCGACCATGTGATGGGCCTGCGCCGGCTGTGGCTGATCCCGCAGGGGGCCAAGCCCAGCGAAGGCGCCTACCTCAACTACCCGCTGGACGACCTGCTGCGCCTGCTGGCGCTGGAGTCGGTGCGCCACCAGGCAATCATCCTTGGCGAAGACCTGGGCACCGTGCCGGACGGCCTGCGCGAACAACTGGCGGCCAAGGCCGTGCTGGGCATGCGCGTGCTGCCCTTCGAGCAGACCCAGCCTGGCCATTTCAAGCCGATTCTCGACTGGCCGGACAACGCCCTGGCCACCACCGGCACCCACGACCTGGCGCCATTGGCCGGCTGGCTGGAAAACCGCGACATCGACTGGAGCCACCGCCTGCAACTGATCGATGCGGCCACCGAACTGCACTGGCGCCACGAGCGGCAGAAGGAGCACGATGGCCTGCGCCGCACCCTGGAGGCCAACTACGGCGCCCTGGCGGACAACGACGCGTTTATCGACGCGGCCATCCGCTATGTTGGCCACACCCGCGCACCGCTGGTGCTGGTACCGCTGGAAGACTTGCTGGGCTGCGACGAGCAACCCAACCTGCCCGGCACCACCGCCGGCCACCCCAACTGGCGCCGACGCTTTGCCCGGCCGGTACGTGAACTGCTCGACGACGCTGACGCAGCAAGGCGCCTGGAACTGCTGGCCCAGGCCCGCGAACAGGCCTGGGAGCGTGACCGATGAAAGCGCTGACCGCGACCCTGCGCCTGCAGTTTCACAGTGAGTTCACCCTCGATCACGCCGTGCCACTGGTGCCGTATTTTGCCCGGCTGGGCATCAGCCACCTGTATGCCTCGCCCATCCTCAAGGCCCGCGCCGGCTCGCGCCACGGTTACGACGTGGTCGACCCGACCTGCGTCAACCCCGAGCTGGGCGGCGAGGCGGCGCTGCAACGGCTGGTCGCCGCCCTGCGCCAGCACGGCATGGGGCTGATCCTCGACACGGTGTCCAACCACATGGCCGTGGGCGGTGCCGACAACCCCTGGTGGCAGAGCTTGCTGGCCTGGGGACGACGCAGCCCGTACGCCGAGTTCTTCGACATCCAGTGGCACTCCAGCGACCCACTGCTGGCCGGCCAGTTGCTGTTGCCGTTCCTGGGCAGCGACTATGGCGTGGCGCTGAAAAATGGCGAGATACCGCTGGAGTTCGACAGGCAAACCGGGGTGCTGCAAGTCGCCCACTACGAACACCGCTTCCCGATCTGCCCGGTCGACTACGGCTGGATTCTCGCCCTCAGCCCGGACCCGGCCCTGAATGCCCTGGCCGAACGCTTCACCGCGTTGAACGCAGCGGCCACGCCACTGGCCGACGCCCTGCCCCTGCACGCCGAACTGGCGCGCCTGGTCGCTGAAGGTGCCGACCTCGAATCGGCACTGCAAGCCTTCGACAGCCGCAACGAGCATGGCTTCAAGCGCCTGCACCTGCTGCTGGAACGCCAGACCTACCGCCTGGCCAGCTGGCGCACTGCCGCCGATGACATCAACTGGCGGCGCTTCTTCGACATCAACGAACTGGGCGGCTTGCGGGTCGAACGGGCGGTGGTGTTCGAGGCCACCCACGCCAAACTGTTCGAGCTGATCGAACGCGGCCTGGTAGATGGCCTGCGCATCGACCATATCGACGGCCTGGCTGACCCGCGCGGTTACTGCCGCAAGCTGCGCCGGCGGGTCGATGGCCTGCTGGCGCGGCGGCCGTTGAGCGCCGCCCTGGAGCACTTCCCCATTTACGTGGAGAAGATCCTCGGCGCCAACGAACACCTGCACCGCGACTGGCTTACCGATGGCACTACCGGCTATGAGTTCATGAACCAGGTCTCGCTGCTGCAGCACGACCCGGCGGGCGAAGCAGCGCTGACCGAGCTGTGGGCCAATGTGAGCGAACGCCCGGACTTCCCCGAAGAAATTCGCCAGGCCCGTCACCTGGTGCTCAATGCCAGCCTGGCCGGCGACTGCGAGTCAGTGGCCCAGGCGCTGTTGCAGGTGGCGCGCAACGACCTGATGACCCGCGACCTGACCTTGGGCGCTATCCGCCGCGCCTTGCAGGCGCTGGTGGCGCATTACCCGGTGTACCGCACCTACTTCAATGCCTGCGGGCGCCCGGCCGAAGACGAAGGGTTTTTCCAGCAAGCCCTGGCCAATGCCCGTCAGGACCTCGGTGAAGCTGACTGGCCGCTGCTCGAGCAGCTTGAACAATGGCTAGGCGGGCAAGCCTGGCGCAACCTGCCAGCGGGCCGGGCGCGCAAGCAGCTGCGTCACGCCTGCGTGCGCTTCCAGCAGCTGACTGCGCCAAGCGCCGCCAAGGCCGTGGAAGACACCGCGTTCTACCGCAGCGCACGGCTGCTGTCGCGCAACGACGTGGGCTTCGACGCCGAGCGCTTCAGCGCCCCGCTCGAGCACTTCCACAACGAGGCCCAGCGACGCCTGCGCGACTTCCCCGACAACCTGCTGGCCAGCGCCACCCATGACCACAAGCGCGGCGAAGACACCCGTGCGCGGTTGGCCGTGCTCAGCGAGCGCGGCCCGTGGCTGGCCAGCCGAGTGGAACACTGGCGCGAACTGGCCACGCCGTTGCGCACGCCACTGGACGACGGCCTTGCGCCGAGCCCCGGCGACGAGCTGATGCTGTTGCAGACCTTGCTCGGCAGCTGGCCGCTGGACCTCGACCTGCATGACGACAACGCCCTTGGCCAGTACGCCGAACGCATTCGCCAGTGGCAGCAGAAGGCCCTGCGCGAGGCCAAGCTGCGCAGCAGCTGGAGCGCGCCGAATGAGGCTTACGAAGGCGCCTGCGCGCGCTACATCGACGGTCTGCTGCTAGACAGCGAGAATCAGCAACTGCGCAAATCCCTGGCCGATGCCGCACACCTGCTGGCCTGCCCCGGTGCCCTCAACGGCCTGGTCCAGGCCCTGCTGCGCATGACCACACCCGGTGTGCCCGACCTGTACCAAGGCAACGAATACTGGGATTTCAGCCTGGTCGACCCGGATAACCGCCGCGCCGTGGACTACGCTTGCCGGCGTCGCACCCTGGACGATGCAACGCCGGTGGCCGAGCTGCTGGCGCACTGGCGCGACGGCCGCCTCAAGCAGGCGCTGATCGCCCGGGTGCTGGACTGCCGCCAGGCCCACGCCGAGCTGTTCCGCCGTGGCGCCTACCTGCCGCTGACCGTGCACGGCCGGCATGCCGACAAGGTGATGGCCTTTGCCCGCCTGGGCGACGGCGAGCGGGCCGTCATCATCGCGCCACGCCTGGCCAGTACCCTACTGGCGGATGCACCGATACCCCTGATCCCGGCACAGAACTGGGACGACACCCGGGTAAGCCTGCCGTTTGCCTTGTCGCCTGCCAACTCGACGGGACTTTTCCCCAGTGCTGCGGTCAGCTCTTCCAGGGAGCTGCTGTTGAGCGCCGTGCTGGCGGAGTTTCCGGTCAACCTGCTGATACAACAATCTTGAGCATCAGGAGCGTCATGATGAGTGTTGATGAAAAGCGTATCCGCGAATTTGCCTACCAGATCTGGGAGTCCGAGGGTAAGCCCGCCGGCCAGGAAGACCGCCATTGGGACATGGCGCGCAAGCTGGCCGAAGCCGAGGCGCTGGCACCCAAGGCAGCGCCGCGCAAGCGGGCCCCGGCCAAGCCAAAGGTAGCGGCTGAGCCGACGGCGCCTGCCGAGCCCAAAGTGGCCGCCCTGCCGGGGGTTAAACCGGCTGTGGCGAAAAAGACCCGGGCGGTGAAAAAGCCTTCTGCCGGTTAAGCCTGTCCCGGCCCTATCGCCGGCAAGCCAGCTCCCACAAGTACAGCGCCCGTTTCGAGTCCTGTGGAGACCTTGTGGGAGCTGGCTTGCCGGCGATAGGGCCAGGACAGGACTACGCCCCCCTTCACCACGGCCATTAGAGGACCGCCATGAGCCCCCGTACCCCGAAGAAAACCCGCTCGGTCGCCCCGTCGCGTATCCGCGAAGGCCTGCCCTTCCCCCTCGGTGCCACCTGGGATGGCCTGGGGGTCAACTTTGCCCTGTTCTCGGCCAACGCCACCAAGGTCGAGCTGTGCCTGTTCGACTCCACTGGCGAGCATGAGATCGAACGCATCGAGCTACCCGAATACACCGACGAGATCTACCACGGTTACCTGCCCGACGCGCACCCAGGGCTGGTCTACGGCTACCGCGTGCACGGTCCCTACGAACCGGAGAACGGCCACCGCTTCAACCCCAACAAACTGCTGATCGACCCTTATGCCAAGCAACTGGTTGGCAGCCTGCAATGGTCCGAAGCACTGTTCGGCTACACCATCGGCCACCCCGACGGTGACCTGTCGTTCGACGAGCGCGACAGCGCGCCCTTCGTGCCCAAGTGCAAGGTGATCGACCCTGCCTTCACCTGGGGCCGCGACCAGCGTGTGCTCATCCCCTGGGAACGCACGATCATCTACGAGGCCCACACCCGTGGCATCAGCATGTGCCACCCGGCAGTACCGGAAAACCTGCGCGGCACCTTCGCCGGCCTGGCCAATGACGAGTTGCTCAAACACATCAAGGAACTGGGCGTTTCCAGTATCGAACTGCTGCCGATTCACGCCTTCGTCAACGACCAGCACCTGCTGGACAAGGGCCTGAACAACTACTGGGGCTACAACAGCATCGCCTTCTTCGCCCCGCACCCGCGTTACCTGGCCAGCGGCAAGATCGCCGAATTCAAGGAGATGGTCGCGCACCTGCACGACGCCGGGCTGGAGGTGATCCTCGACGTGGTCTACAACCACACCGCCGAAGGCAACGAGCGCGGCCCCACGCTGTCGATGCGCGGCATCGACAACGCTTCGTACTACCGCCTGATGCCGGACGACAAGCGCTACTACATCAACGATTCCGGCACCGGCAACACCCTGGACCTGAGCCACCCCTGCGTGCTGCAGCTGGTCACCGACTCGCTGCGCTACTGGGCCGGCGAAATGCATGTGGACGGCTTCCGCTTCGACCTGGCGACCATCCTTGGCCGCTATCACGACGGCTACAGCGAACGCCACGGCTTTCTCGTCGCCTGCCGCCAGGACCCGATGCTGAGCCAGGTAAAGCTGATCGCCGAGCCGTGGGACTGCGGCCCGGGTGGCTACCAGGTGGGCAACTTCGCCCCGGGCTGGGCAGAGTGGAACGACCGTTTCCGCGACACCGTGCGCGCCTTCTGGAAAGGCGACGAAGGCCAACTGGCCGACTTTGCCTCGCGCATGACCGCCTCGGGGGACATGTTCAACAACCGTGGCCGGCGCCCCTATGCCTCGGTCAACTTCGTCACCGCCCACGACGGTTTCACCTTGCGCGACCTGGTGTCGTACAACCACAAGCACAACGAAGACAACGACGAGAACAACCAGGACGGCACCGATAACAACCTGTCGTGGAACTGCGGTGTCGAGGGCCCCACCGACGACCCGGGCGTGAATGCCCTGCGCATGCGCCAGATGCGCAACTTCTTCGCTACCCTGCTGCTGGCACAGGGCACGCCGATGATCGTCGCTGGCGATGAATTCAGCCGCACCCAGCACGGCAACAACAATGCCTATTGCCAGGACAGCGAGATCGGCTGGGTGAACTGGGACCTGGACCAGGAGGGCCAGGAACTGCTGGCCTTCGTCAAGCGCCTGACCCGCCTGCGCCTGGCCTACCCGGTACTGCGCCGCTCACGCTTCCTGGTGGGCGACTACAATGAGGCAATCGGGGTCAAGGACGTGACCTGGCTGGCACCGGATGGCAACGAGATGAGCGTGGAACAATGGGAAGACCCGCACGGGCGCTGCCTGGGCATGCTGATCGATGGCCGCGCGCAGGTCAGCGGCATTGCCCGGCCAGGCGCCGAGGCCACCGTGCTGCTGATCGTCAATGCCCACCATGACACCGTTCCGTTCAAATTGCCGACCGTGCCCGAGGGAGATTACTGGAGCTGCCTGGTCGATACCGACCGGCCAGAGCTGCGCAAGGGGCAGCATCTGCAGTTCGACAGCACCTTCGAGGTGAAGGGGCGGTCGTTGCTGCTGATGGTGCTGCAACGCGATGAGGAGTGAACACCAGGGACCATCGTTGGTCCCAATGTGTATCGGTTGCCTGTACTGGCCTCATCGCCGGCAAGCCAGCTCCCACAGGTAATCCGCTGCCTGACGGGCTGTGCGGTACCTGTGGGAGCTGGCTTGCCGGCGATAGGGCCGGTACAGGCAACATACATGCACCTGCCATCGAGGAGTAACCGTGAACCCCGAAGCCGGCAGTAAAGGTTTCGCCAGCATCAACCAGGCTCCGGCCGTGAAGCGGCTGCGGGTGCTGACGGTGAATACCCACAAGGGCTTCACCGCCTTCAACAGGCGCTTCATCCTGCCGGAACTGCGCGAGGCAGTGCGCAGTACCCAGGCCGACATCGTCTTCCTTCAAGAGGTACTCGGCAGCCACGACCGCCACGCCGCCCGCTACCCCGGCTGGCCGCAGACCTCGCAGTACGAGTTCCTTGCCGACAGCATGTGGAGCGACTTCGCCTATGGCCGCAACGCGGTCTACCCCGACGGCCACCACGGCAATGCGCTGTTGTCGAAATACCCGATCATCGAACACCGTAACCTCGACGTGTCGATTACCGGCCCCGAACGTCGTGGCCTGCTGCACTGCATTCTCGACGTGCCCGGCGAGCGCCAGGTACATGCCATCTGCGTGCACCTGTCGTTACTGGAAAGCCACCGCCAAAAGCAACTGCAACTGCTGCGCAAGCTGCTCGAATCCCTTCCCGCCGACGCCCCGGTAATCATCGCCGGTGATTTCAACGACTGGAAATCCCATGGCAACCGCACCTTGGGCTTGCAACGTGACCTGCACGAGGCCTTCGAACGCCACCATGGCCACCTGGCCCGCACCTATCCCGCGCGCCTGCCGCTGTTGCGCCTGGACCGCATCTACCTGCGCAACGCCGAAAGCCATGGGCCGCGGATTCTGGGGCACAAACCTTGGTCGCACCTGTCGGACCACCTGCCGTTGGCAGTGGAAGTGAGGCTCTAGCAATCATTCTTCATAGCCACGGCACGGCAAATAACGAACCCCGCTATGCCTTACACATTCGTTCGGCAATTCAACAAGTTGAACAAAACCACGAAACCTGAACACCGCCTTCACGCTTTCTTGACGCAAGCGGCGCGCTCTCCTTAGCTGAACATATCAAAGCAGTAATGATCTCGCGCCGGGCCTCTAGCCCGCGCCTTCGTGCGCGCCCGCGAAAGCTGGCGTGCTGGTTTGGGTCGCCCACTGTTTTTGCCGTACAGCTCGTGACCTCAGGCCAGGTCCCAGGGCTGTAACCCAAAAACAAAGGAGATCCGCCATGAATAGCACCTCGAACCTCTTGCGCTTCGACAGCATTTTCTACGCGGTTTCCACGTCGCTGCTTCTGGCAACCCCGGTGGAAACTATCGCGTATGAACTGCAGGACGACCCGACCTCGCCCGGCTTCCTGCACCAACCGGCAGTACCACAGCTGTCGCTCGACCCGGTCAGCGCCAGTGGCTTGAGCATGGGTACCTTGAACGCATTCTCGCAAAAGATGAGCGAGCGCCACGGGCAGGCTGCACCGGAAATGGTCGCCAGCCAGTGGGCGCAGTTCTTTCCGAGCACCCCACGCAATGGTGCACAGCCGCCAGACCAGCTTGAATCCCCGAGCCAGCAACTGACGATCGGCCCGGACCTGTTCGTGCGTGAAACTGCGGCGGGCAACGTGCACCGCGCAGGGATCTTCGTCGGGCAGAACAACCTGCAGACCAACTTCAACGGCATGCGCCGGCAGCTGGGCGACAAGCAGCGCAACGCGGTGAACCTCAGTGGCGAAAGCCTGGGGGTGTACTGGAGCATGACCCATGAGCAGGGCTGGCACCTGGATGCCGTGGCCATGGGCTCGCGCATCGACGTCAATGGCCGTGGCGAGAATGGCCAGCGCCTGGACGACAGCGGCCATGCGATGACCTTCTCGCTGGAGGGCGGCATCCCCATCGGCCTGGGTGGTGGCTGGGTGATCGAGCCGCAGGCGCAATTGATCAACCAGCAGTTCTTCCCCGGCAACCGGGCGCAGGAGGAGACCTTGCAGGCCTTCGACAGCCAGCCGAGCTGGAGCGGCCGGGTCGGTGCCAGGTTGTCCGGGCGCTACGATGTGCGCGGCATGCCGATCGAGCCCTATGTGCGGACCAACGTGTGGTATGACTTCAGCAATGCCGATGAGGTGAAGCTGGACCAGGTCGACAAGATCTCCAGCTCGCGCTACTCGACCACGGTGGAGCTGGGCTTGGGGCTGGTGGCGCGGATGACGCCTTCGGTGGCGCTGTTTGTCAGTGCCGATTACAGCAGTGACGTGGATGACAATGATCTGAACGGGCTGATTGGTAGCCTGGGGGTGCGGATGCGGTGGTAGGCAGGTTCGGCCCTTTCGCGGGCACGCCCGCTCCCACAAGGTACGGTGCGATACCTGTGGGAGCGGGCATGCCCGCGAAGAGGCCGGTACAGGCAATACATCAAGCGGGTTTCATTATCAGAACCCCAAGTGGCGGCAGGT
This region includes:
- a CDS encoding endonuclease/exonuclease/phosphatase family protein; this encodes MNPEAGSKGFASINQAPAVKRLRVLTVNTHKGFTAFNRRFILPELREAVRSTQADIVFLQEVLGSHDRHAARYPGWPQTSQYEFLADSMWSDFAYGRNAVYPDGHHGNALLSKYPIIEHRNLDVSITGPERRGLLHCILDVPGERQVHAICVHLSLLESHRQKQLQLLRKLLESLPADAPVIIAGDFNDWKSHGNRTLGLQRDLHEAFERHHGHLARTYPARLPLLRLDRIYLRNAESHGPRILGHKPWSHLSDHLPLAVEVRL
- a CDS encoding autotransporter outer membrane beta-barrel domain-containing protein, which encodes MNSTSNLLRFDSIFYAVSTSLLLATPVETIAYELQDDPTSPGFLHQPAVPQLSLDPVSASGLSMGTLNAFSQKMSERHGQAAPEMVASQWAQFFPSTPRNGAQPPDQLESPSQQLTIGPDLFVRETAAGNVHRAGIFVGQNNLQTNFNGMRRQLGDKQRNAVNLSGESLGVYWSMTHEQGWHLDAVAMGSRIDVNGRGENGQRLDDSGHAMTFSLEGGIPIGLGGGWVIEPQAQLINQQFFPGNRAQEETLQAFDSQPSWSGRVGARLSGRYDVRGMPIEPYVRTNVWYDFSNADEVKLDQVDKISSSRYSTTVELGLGLVARMTPSVALFVSADYSSDVDDNDLNGLIGSLGVRMRW